From the Vidua chalybeata isolate OUT-0048 chromosome 28, bVidCha1 merged haplotype, whole genome shotgun sequence genome, one window contains:
- the LOC128800820 gene encoding basic proline-rich protein-like, with translation MRLWRAGGGCGEQEGPVPCIIGSPASHIPPSPASCGSPGPASRIPSSSRIPELSQSRIPGLSRLCIPHPGALPVPRLSRPRIPRPFLIPHPSRIPELSQSRIPGLSRLCIPHPGALPVPHPSRIAGLSRPHIPRPFLIPHPSRILRLSRPCIPHPFLIPHPGALPVPHPRALPALHPASLPHPRALPVPRLSRPRIPCPFLIPHPSRTPELSQSRIPGMRLCIPHRGALPVPHPSRILRLSRPRIPRPFLIPHPSRIAGLSRPHSDLCCRAQQLPARLARPPATGGSGGVSRTPSSCPKRPPAARDEGTEPPGAPSRGQSPGWLLRGDRAPGAAPSRGQSPRGGSFEGTEPPGRLLRGDRAPRGGSFEGTEPPERLLRGDRAPGAAPSRGQSPGRLLRGDRAPGAAPSRGQSPRGGSFEGTEPGAAPSRGQSPRSGSFEGTEPPERLLRGDRAPGAAPSRGQSPRSGSFEGTEPPERLLRGDRAPGAAPSRGQSPRSGSFEGTEPPGAAPSRGQSPRGGSFEGTEPPERLLRGDRAPRGGSFEGTEPGVAPSRGQSPRGGPVRPRSRSSRSRSLELFRKVRRKYHSYFSPSLMLNTEVSSQP, from the exons ATGCGGCTCTGGAGAGCGGGCGGGGGATGCGGGGAGCAGGAGGGACCCGTCCCCTGCATCATCGGCAGCCCCGCATCCCACATCCCTCCCAGTCCCGCATCCTGCGGCTCTCCCGGCCCCGCATCCCGCATCCCTTCCTCATCCCGCATCCCGGAGCTCTCCCAGTCCCGCATCCCAGGGCTCTCCCGGCTCTGCATCCCGCATCCCGGGGCCCTCCCAGTCCCGCGGCTCTCCCGGCCCCGCATCCCACGTCCCTTCCTCATCCCGCATCCCTCCCGCATCCCCGAGCTCTCCCAGTCCCGCATCCCAGGGCTCTCCCGGCTCTGCATCCCGCATCCCGGGGCCCTCCCAGTCCCGCATCCCTCCCGCATCGCGGGGCTCTCCCGGCCCCACATCCCACGTCCCTTCCTCATCCCGCATCCCTCCCGCATCCTGCGGCTCTCCCGGCCCTGCATCCCACATCCCTTCCTCATCCCGCATCCCGGAGCTCTCCCAGTCCCGCATCCCAGGGCTCTCCCGGCTCTGCATCCCGCATCCCTCCCGCATCCCAGGGCCCTCCCAGTCCCGCGGCTCTCCCGGCCCCGCATCCCATGTCCCTTCCTCATCCCGCATCCCTCCCGCACCCCGGAGCTCTCCCAGTCCCGCATCCCAGGGATGCGCCTCTGCATCCCGCATCGCGGGGCCCTCCCAGTCCCGCATCCCTCCCGCATCCTGCGGCTCTCCCGGCCCCGCATCCCACGTCCCTTCCTCATCCCGCATCCCTCCCGCATCGCGGGGCTCTCCCGGCCGCACAGTGacctctgctgcagagcacagcagctgccgGCCCGGCTCGCACGGCCGCCAGCCACAGGCGGCTCCGGAGGTGTCTCCCGCACCCCGAGTTCCTGCCC GAAAAGGCCACCGGCAGCTCGGGATGAGGGGACAGAGCCCCCGGGGGCTCCTTCGAGGGGACAGAGCCCGGGGTGGCTCCTTCGAGGGGACAGAGCCCCCGGAGCGGCTCCTTCGAGGGGACAGAGCCCCCGGGGCGGCTCCTTCGAGGGGACAGAGCCCCCGGGGCGGCTCCTTCGAGGGGACAGAGCCCCCCGGGGCGGCTCCTTCGAGGGGACAGAGCCCCCGGAGCGGCTCCTTCGAGGGGACAGAGCCCCCGGAGCGGCTCCTTCGAGGGGACAGAGCCCGGGGCGGCTCCTTCGAGGGGACAGAGCCCCCGGAGCGGCTCCTTCGAGGGGACAGAGCCCCCGGGGCGGCTCCTTCGAGGGGACAGAGCCCGGGGCGGCTCCTTCGAGGGGACAGAGCCCCCGGAGCGGCTCCTTCGAGGGGACAGAGCCCCCGGAGCGGCTCCTTCGAGGGGACAGAGCCCCCGGGGCGGCTCCTTCGAGGGGACAGAGCCCCCGGAGCGGCTCCTTCGAGGGGACAGAGCCCCCGGAGCGGCTCCTTCGAGGGGACAGAGCCCCCGGAGCGGCTCCTTCGAGGGGACAGAGCCCCCGGAGCGGCTCCTTCGAGGGGACAGAGCCCCCCGGGGCGGCTCCTTCGAGGGGACAGAGCCCCCGGGGCGGCTCCTTCGAGGGGACAGAGCCCCCGGAGCGGCTCCTTCGAGGGGACAGAGCCCCCCGGGGCGGCTCCTTCGAGGGGACAGAGCCCGGGGTGGCTCCTTCGAGGGGACAGAGCCCCCGGGGCGGCCCCGTTCGGCCCCGCAGCCGCAGCTCCCGCTCCCGCAGTCTGGAGCTTTTCCGAAAGGTCAGAAGGAAATATCACTCCTACTTTTCCCCAAGCCTGATGTTGAACACTGAAGTCTCCAGCCAGCCCTAA